Proteins encoded together in one Mus musculus strain C57BL/6J chromosome 16, GRCm38.p6 C57BL/6J window:
- the B3gnt5 gene encoding lactosylceramide 1,3-N-acetyl-beta-D-glucosaminyltransferase, with translation MRLFVSRRVKRWKIFHFFVTCFILSFMVFWSPINNYIMSHMKSYSYRYLVNSYGFVNNSLSLKHSSVQPHYPYLINHREKCQAQDVLLLLFIKTAPENYGRRSAIRKTWGNENYVQSQLNANIKILFALGTPGPLKGKELQKRLIGEDQVYKDIIQQDFIDSFHNLTSKFLLQFSWANTFCPHAKFLMTADDDIFIHMPNLIEYLQGLEQIGVRDFWIGHVHRGGPPVRDKSSKYYVPYEMYKWPAYPDYTAGAAYVVSRDVAAKIYEASQTLNSSMYIDDVFMGLCANKVGILPQDHVFFSGEGKIPYHPCIYEKMMTSHGHLQDLQDLWIEATHPKVKNISKGFFGQIYCRLIKIVLLCRLTYRNSYPCWAAFA, from the coding sequence ATGAGACTGTTTGTTAGCAGAAGAGTCAAAAGATGGAAAATTTTTCACTTTTTTGTCACTTGTTTTATATTAAGCTTCATGGTTTTTTGGAGCCCAATCAATAATTACATCATGAGCCATATGAAGTCCTACTCCTACAGATACCTCGTAAATAGCTATGGCTTTGTAAACAATTCCCTGTCTCTCAAGCACAGCTCTGTGCAGCCTCACTACCCATACTTGATCAACCACAGAGAGAAGTGTCAGGCTCAAGATGTCCTCCTCTTACTGTTTATAAAGACTGCCCCTGAAAACTATGGCCGACGTTCTGCAATCAGAAAAACGTGGGGCAATGAGAACTATGTTCAGTCTCAACTCAATGCcaacatcaaaattctgtttgcaTTAGGAACTCCTGGTCCACTGAAGGGAAAAGAACTGCAAAAAAGACTAATCGGGGAAGATCAAGTGTACAAGGATATAATTCAGCAagatttcattgattctttccACAATCTTACTTCTAAATTCCTTCTTCAGTTCAGCTGGGCAAATACCTTTTGTCCACATGCCAAATTCCTGATGACTGCTGATGATGATATATTTATCCACATGCCAAATCTCATTGAATATCTTCAAGGGCTAGAGCAGATTGGAGTTCGAGACTTTTGGATTGGTCACGTTCATCGAGGTGGCCCTCCTGTTAGGGATAAAAGCAGCAAATACTATGTTCCCTATGAAATGTACAAGTGGCCAGCCTACCCTGACTATACAGCTGGTGCTGCCTATGTTGTCTCCAGAGATGTAGCTGCCAAAATCTATGAGGCATCGCAGACACTGAATTCCAGTATGTACATAGATGATGTATTCATGGGCCTCTGTGCCAATAAAGTGGGAATCTTGCCACAGGACCATGTATTTTTCTCTGGGGAAGGGAAAATTCCTTATCACCCCTGCATCTATGAAAAGATGATGACATCTCACGGACACTTACAAGATCTGCAGGACCTCTGGATAGAGGCTACACATCCTAAAGTAAAGAACATTTCAAAAGGGTTTTTTGGTCAAATATACTGCAGGTTAATTAAGATAGTTCTTCTCTGCAGACTGACTTACAGGAATTCATACCCTTGTTGGGCTGCATTTGCTTAG